The Candidatus Zixiibacteriota bacterium DNA window ACGGACAGCGCCATCTTCTACCTGAAAGACAAGTACCGCTTTGCGCCGTTTATCGCCAAGGTCAACTACTCGATTTCCATGGTTGGGTTGGACAAGCGTCTGGCCGACTCGCTGCGGCCAATCATGATGCGCGACCTCAACGATGTCCGCAGTCGTCTGCCAAAGGAAATGCAGAATATCATGGACGGTGTGCCGCAGTTGTTCGAAGCCTTTGCAGCCGCCGATACGGCCGCAATCATTGCCAGTTTTTCGTCTCTGAAGCGAATCGGTGGTGTCAGCGGTGACGTTGAGCGTACCCTCGGCGAATTGGCGGTCATGTCGGGCCAATACCGACAGGGCAAAGAGTACCTGAACGAATATCTCAACTCGGATACGCCGGTCAGCAATGGTTTCTTCTATCCTCAGGCATGGTACCTGATGGGTGTCGCTGACGAAGGTCTCGGACTAAAGCAGGAAGCTGTTAAAGACTTCGAGGAAATGCTCCGCTATTGGAGCCGCCCCGATATTGATATCCCGGCGATTCGCGATGCCAAGGCACGCCTGGCCCGCCTGCGTAGTTAACCTACTTCGGATAACGTCCCGATAGCTTGGAAAAGAACCGATGCACGCGGTGGATGAACCCCGTGTTCGGCAGGAACATCAATGGGCAGTAGCCAGCCACAACCTCAATGTGGTGTTCCTTGCAGTACGACAACGCATTCTGACTAACGGCGCCGGCGCCGACTGCCCGGTGTAGCCAGATACTCTTCACGCCAGCGGCAACACATTCGTGCACAACGTCTTCGGTGACCTCCGGCGGGGTCAGAATGAGCGCTGCCTCGACCGGCGGCTGAATCTCCTGAAGCAGTGCATAGCAGGTACGGTCCTCGATGCTCGTGGCAGCGGGGTTGACCGGGACAACGTCGTATTGGCGTTGCAGGAGTTCGCGGAAAACGACGCGAGAGAAATCGCGAGGGTCACGCGACACCCCGACCATCGCCAAGCGCTTATGATTGAGGAATGCCTCAATCCGATTCAGGTCACTCATTCCCACCTCCAAGAATGCCGGCCATCGCCTTCGGCCCGATTTACCCTAATTCTGGCATAACGTGGCCATAGTTGTCAAGCATAACTTTGCCCTTGAATCCGTTCCAGTCAATCCGTATTACTGCCGTGGAAACCGACGGGACAAACGATGCCCTGCAATAATGTTGTTGAACTGATCCAGATCAACCTCGACGATCAGGAACGACTTCGGGACTACCAGTTCGTCAAGAAGTCGTGCGGTCAAGGCGTCGGCAACAATTCGCTGTTGATCGACGTCTTTCGCGGTCTCAATGTCGAAGAACTCCTTGAACTCGACCCCGAGACCTTTCTTGGCGTTGATCCGACCGCGGACGGCATCCTGGAGTTTCTGCGCCTCAAGCATTTGTTCGCTGTCAAGGCTACGCTCGAAGTCTATACCGGCATGGCGCCCGGTGCCAAGGGACACGCCTGCGCGGTTGCCGATGTCGCATATGACGGCGATGAAACCGTCATCAATGCTGAAATCGACGTCGACATCATCACCGAACAGATCAAGTCCTGTCCCGGTTGCAAGGGCTGCGGCATCCGGGCTTGATCGTGCCGAACTCTTACGGAAATCTTGTTGCCCGTGTTGAGGCACTATTGATTGTAGCGCCATGCGTATTGCCATCACCGGCGCCAACGGCCTGATCGGCGCGCATCTGACGCAGCACTTTGCGCGCAGTGGTCACGAACTGACGCTGATTCTTCGCCAGTCAATCAGCACCATCCACCATCAATCCATCTGGAACCCCTTTGCCGGTGAAATCACTGCGGCTGATCTCGAGGGTCAAGACGTCGTCATCAACCTCGCCGGTAAGAATGTCGGTGCCGGACGTTGGACCGAACGCATCAAGCGCGAAATCCTCTCCAGCCGCATTTTAAGCACCGAGCTGATCGCCAAGACGATCGCAAAATGCCAATCGAAGCCGCGCCTGCTGATTAACGCCTCGGCGATCGGCTTCTACGGCAATCGTCCGGGTGAAACGCTGACTGAAATGAGCCCTCCCGGCCGCGGATTCATGGCGGAAGCCTGTCAGAAATGGGAGCAGGCGTCCCAAGCTGCTCTTGCTGCGGGAATTCGCGTCGTCATTCCCCGCATCGGCGTCGTACTTGCACGCACGGGCGGTGCACTGGACCGAATGTTGCCGCTGTTTCGCTCCGGGCTGGGCGGGAAGCTTGGGTCAGGAAAGCAAATCTGGAGTTGGATAGCGCTACCGGAGATTGCCTCCGCCTTTGATCATATTATCGCCACGGCAACGCTGAGCGGCGCGGTCAATTTGACAACGCCGAATCCGGTCAGTAATGAACTTTTCACCGAGCTGCTGGCCAAGGCTGTGCGTCGTCCCGCGTTCTTTGCGGTGCCGGAGTTCGCACTCAAGCTGGCGATGGGCGAGATGGCACAAGTCGTTCTTGACAGCGCCAATGTGATGCCACAGCGCCTCCTCGACTCAGGCTACAAGTTCAAGTATCCCGGACTGCCTGAAGCTTTGTTCGCAGTTCTTTCCGAAGATTGATTGCTTGCAGCTTCTCGGCGGCAGCGCTCTTAACGGAAGCGAATGTCGGCCGACCCCATGCCGACATCGAGTATCAGCGTCAGCCGGCCCGACGCCGAATCCCAATTCTCGGTTTCCCAGACACCGTTGCGGCCGCGCACCTTGTCGAAGCGCCGCTTGGGAATATCAATGGAATTGAACCAGTTCTCTTCGGTTTCCAGGCGTACGGCAATGTCGGCCGGCAGAATGATATCGATCGAGCCCATGCCGACGTTGATCTGCGCCTCCGCTTCGTAGTCGAATTTGCCGGTGAAGTCGAGCGTAAAATCGCCCATGCCGCCTTCAAAGGTCAGCAGTTCAAACCGGGCGTTCGCGAGATTGTTGATGTCCAGTTCGCAGGCGCCGGCGTCAATCTTGAGATCCACCATCCGCGTCTTATTCGGTGTCGCGAAGTCGATGGTGGCATCCGCAGCGCCGATCTCGAGCGATAACTCGGAGACCTTCAGATCGGAGAAGTCGAAGCTTGTCTCAGCAGCGCCGATCTCGATATCGAATCGGCAGTCGACATCCGGCGAGAAAGAGAACTCCCAGGAGTTCTTCTCACCGTCGATGCTGTTAGAATGCGAACGCTTCACCTCCGAACTGAACGTGAATTTGCCATTGTCCTGGCGCTGGTCAAACTCCTGAGTGAAGTCGTACTTGCTCTCATCATACTGTCCCTGATAGGTGATGACCGCACCCTCAGGAATCCGCCCCGGATTGATTTCGAATCGCCCGGCTGCCAGGTCAAGCTGTACGTCCAGCTTGCTGATGCCGCTGGCGCTGACTTTATCGTCTACCTTGGTGAGCCGCCCAGCCAGCAATACCGCCGAGACTGCCAGGACAGCACCGGCGCAAATGAGAACCGCCTTGCGCATTTTTCCCTCCTAAGTCGATGGTTCTCTTCTTAAGACGGGGAGTGCGTGGTCGAGGTTTCAAGCGAATCGGGAAAACTGGGGAGAATCGAACGCGAGGGCGACTACGCTTGCGGCCTTTCGGTGACCACTTCCAGCGTTACGCGCACCTTCTCGTTCTTGTAGTCGCGGGTGCCGAAACGGGTCAGGATCACGCCGCCAAATCCGAGTGTAGTGATCAGCAGCGTCAACAAACCGGCAACGATGCCGAAAATGACCGCCAGTGGTTCTTGATCCACGATCAATCCAAAGAAGAATCCAATTGCGGGGGGCTGCAGAATGACAAAACCCACCAAGAACTTCCGGAACCGCCCTTCTTCCCGCGCAGCATCCTTCGGCCGCACAAAGTCGGCGATAAACAGCGAGAACGCCGCGCCGCCGAGAAGTCCCGCAGCAATCATCGCCAGCGGCATCCCGAGGATTGCCACCGGCAAGCCAATGATGGTGATGCAAAGCAGGATGAACACTGGCAACAGTAAGATCCAAGCCAGGAATCCCACTGCCAGCGTCTTGAGAATATTCTGACTATACAGCGTCTTGATCCGGTCAGTTTGCTTGCGGAACAGCATCGCCACACCGAAGGTGAAGACAAACAGCATCATGAAGTAGACAATCGCCCCGATCGCGGCGTCCGATGACTGGTTCGACTGGTAGACTCTGGGCCACGGGATTTCCGCCATCGGCTGCTCGGTGACCTGGCCCAAAACCCGGGCGCCCGGTTCCTCGATCACCTCTTTGCCGATCACATTCCCGAGAACGAT harbors:
- a CDS encoding CoA-binding protein; amino-acid sequence: MSDLNRIEAFLNHKRLAMVGVSRDPRDFSRVVFRELLQRQYDVVPVNPAATSIEDRTCYALLQEIQPPVEAALILTPPEVTEDVVHECVAAGVKSIWLHRAVGAGAVSQNALSYCKEHHIEVVAGYCPLMFLPNTGFIHRVHRFFSKLSGRYPK
- a CDS encoding TIGR01777 family oxidoreductase, translating into MRIAITGANGLIGAHLTQHFARSGHELTLILRQSISTIHHQSIWNPFAGEITAADLEGQDVVINLAGKNVGAGRWTERIKREILSSRILSTELIAKTIAKCQSKPRLLINASAIGFYGNRPGETLTEMSPPGRGFMAEACQKWEQASQAALAAGIRVVIPRIGVVLARTGGALDRMLPLFRSGLGGKLGSGKQIWSWIALPEIASAFDHIIATATLSGAVNLTTPNPVSNELFTELLAKAVRRPAFFAVPEFALKLAMGEMAQVVLDSANVMPQRLLDSGYKFKYPGLPEALFAVLSED